One Bradyrhizobium manausense DNA segment encodes these proteins:
- the sugE gene encoding quaternary ammonium compound efflux SMR transporter SugE, translating to MAWSILFVAGLLEITWAIGLKYTEGFTRLVPSVITLAAMAGSVILLGLALKSLPVGTAYAVWTGIGAVGTATLGIYLFGEPATALRLASIGLIVAGIVGLKLVT from the coding sequence ATGGCCTGGAGCATCCTGTTCGTTGCCGGTCTTCTCGAGATCACCTGGGCGATTGGCCTGAAATATACCGAGGGTTTTACCAGGCTGGTTCCCTCCGTGATCACGCTTGCGGCCATGGCCGGCAGCGTGATCCTGCTCGGTCTCGCACTGAAGTCCCTGCCTGTCGGAACCGCCTATGCGGTCTGGACCGGCATCGGCGCGGTCGGCACCGCCACGCTCGGCATCTACCTGTTCGGCGAGCCCGCCACCGCGCTCCGCCTCGCCAGCATCGGACTGATCGTGGCCGGCATCGTCGGGCTGAAGCTCGTTACTTGA
- a CDS encoding inorganic phosphate transporter, translated as MDAALGLPVLVGLIAVALLFDFLNGLHDAANSIATIVSTRVLRPQFAVIWAAFFNFVAFMVFGLHVAQTIGTGIIDPAIVDAQVIFAALVGAIVWNLVTWALGIPSSSSHALIGGLVGGGMAKAGIHAAVWSGLTKAVLAIVLSPLVGFLLAMMLVAIVSWLSVRSTPFAVDRAFRILQFASASLYSLGHGGNDAQKTMGIIAVLLYSQGHLGNEFTVPFWVVLSCQAAMALGTLMGGWRIVRTMGLRITKLTPMQGFCAETGGAATLFIATFLGVPVSTTHTITGAIVGVGAARRVSAVRWNVASSIVYAWVITIPASAIVAALSWWAVQIFK; from the coding sequence GTGGATGCTGCGTTGGGTCTTCCCGTCCTGGTCGGACTGATCGCCGTCGCACTGCTGTTCGACTTCCTGAACGGCCTGCACGACGCCGCCAATTCGATCGCGACCATCGTCTCGACCCGCGTGCTGCGGCCGCAATTCGCGGTGATCTGGGCCGCGTTCTTCAATTTCGTCGCCTTCATGGTGTTCGGCCTGCACGTTGCCCAGACCATCGGCACCGGCATCATCGATCCCGCGATCGTCGACGCCCAGGTGATCTTTGCCGCACTTGTCGGCGCCATCGTCTGGAATCTGGTGACCTGGGCGCTCGGCATTCCGTCCTCGTCCTCACATGCGCTGATCGGCGGCCTCGTCGGCGGCGGCATGGCCAAGGCCGGAATCCATGCGGCCGTGTGGAGCGGATTGACCAAGGCGGTGCTGGCGATCGTGCTGTCGCCGCTGGTCGGCTTCCTGCTCGCGATGATGCTGGTCGCGATCGTGTCGTGGCTCTCGGTGCGCTCGACGCCGTTCGCGGTCGATCGCGCCTTCCGCATCCTGCAATTCGCCTCCGCCTCGCTCTATTCGCTCGGACATGGCGGCAACGACGCGCAGAAGACCATGGGCATCATTGCCGTGCTGCTCTATTCACAGGGCCATCTCGGCAATGAATTTACGGTGCCGTTCTGGGTGGTGTTGTCCTGCCAGGCCGCGATGGCTCTGGGCACGTTGATGGGCGGCTGGCGCATCGTCCGTACCATGGGCCTGCGCATCACCAAGCTGACGCCGATGCAGGGATTTTGCGCCGAGACCGGTGGCGCGGCCACCCTGTTCATTGCGACCTTCCTCGGCGTTCCCGTCTCGACCACCCACACCATCACTGGCGCCATCGTCGGCGTCGGTGCGGCCCGCCGCGTCTCGGCGGTGCGCTGGAACGTGGCGAGCTCGATCGTCTATGCCTGGGTGATCACGATCCCGGCCTCAGCCATCGTCGCCGCGCTGAGCTGGTGGGCGGTCCAGATCTTCAAGTAA
- a CDS encoding DUF47 domain-containing protein yields MMRWFRAFLPKEERFFDLFDRHAQTVIQGSIALQGVLNGGEETPVYCQRVSQFENDADNITREVLTAVRRTFITPFDRGDIKNLITSMDDAIDQMQQTAKAVMLFEVRTFEPPMREIGALLIECANLVGRALPLMQSIGPNVAMLTAITEELTKLEGRVDDLHDIGLKELFLKHRDGSAMNFIVGAEIYDHLEKVADRFDDVANEINSIVIEQV; encoded by the coding sequence ATGATGCGATGGTTTCGCGCTTTCCTCCCGAAGGAAGAACGGTTCTTCGACCTGTTCGACCGCCACGCCCAGACCGTGATCCAGGGCTCGATCGCGCTCCAGGGCGTGCTGAACGGGGGCGAAGAGACGCCGGTCTACTGCCAGCGCGTCAGCCAGTTCGAGAACGATGCCGACAACATCACCCGAGAGGTGCTGACGGCGGTGCGTCGCACCTTCATCACGCCGTTCGACCGCGGCGACATCAAGAACCTGATCACCTCGATGGACGACGCCATCGACCAGATGCAGCAGACGGCGAAAGCCGTGATGTTGTTCGAGGTCCGCACCTTCGAGCCGCCGATGCGCGAGATCGGTGCGCTGCTGATCGAATGCGCGAATCTGGTTGGACGGGCGCTGCCGCTGATGCAATCGATCGGGCCGAACGTCGCGATGCTGACCGCGATCACGGAAGAGCTGACCAAGCTCGAGGGCCGCGTCGACGACCTGCATGACATCGGTCTGAAGGAGCTGTTCCTCAAGCATCGTGACGGCAGCGCCATGAACTTCATCGTCGGCGCCGAGATCTACGACCATCTCGAAAAGGTTGCCGATCGCTTCGATGACGTGGCGAACGAGATCAACAGCATCGTCATCGAGCAAGTGTAG
- a CDS encoding branched-chain amino acid ABC transporter permease, translated as MTALTDDTLTVTPRAMRDEMILFVVMALLLASVPFTGVYPFFVMQALCFALLACAFNLLIGYGGLLSFGHAMFMGTAGYCSAHALKVWALPPELGVLVGVAAAFGLSLITGYISIRRQGIYFSMITLALSQLLYFIYLQAPFTHGEDGIQGIPQGHMFGIFDLSKPTVLYYVVLVGFLAGFLLIYRIINSPFGEVLKSIRENEPRAISLGYRTDQYKFLAFVLSGTLAGFAGALKVFVAQNASLTDVHWSMSGEVVLMTLVGGLGTIFGPVVGAFVIIAMQQYLAGFGQWVTVIQGSIFVICVLTFRRGIIGEIAHYFRRSL; from the coding sequence ATGACAGCCTTGACGGACGACACGCTGACGGTAACCCCGCGCGCGATGCGCGACGAGATGATCTTGTTTGTGGTGATGGCGCTGCTGCTTGCGTCGGTGCCTTTCACGGGAGTCTATCCGTTCTTCGTGATGCAGGCGCTGTGCTTTGCGCTGCTTGCCTGCGCGTTCAATCTCCTGATCGGCTACGGCGGCCTGCTGTCGTTTGGCCATGCGATGTTCATGGGCACTGCCGGTTATTGCAGCGCGCATGCCCTAAAGGTCTGGGCGCTGCCGCCCGAACTTGGCGTGCTCGTCGGCGTCGCCGCGGCGTTCGGGCTGTCGCTCATCACCGGCTACATCTCGATCCGCCGGCAGGGCATCTACTTCTCGATGATCACGCTGGCGCTGTCGCAGCTGCTGTACTTCATCTATCTCCAGGCGCCGTTTACCCATGGCGAGGACGGCATCCAGGGCATTCCGCAGGGGCACATGTTCGGCATCTTCGATCTGTCGAAGCCGACCGTGCTCTACTATGTCGTGCTGGTCGGCTTCCTCGCGGGCTTCCTGCTGATCTACCGCATCATTAACTCGCCCTTCGGTGAGGTTCTGAAGTCGATCCGCGAGAACGAGCCGCGCGCGATCTCGCTCGGCTACCGGACCGACCAGTACAAGTTCCTGGCGTTCGTCCTGTCGGGAACGCTGGCAGGCTTCGCCGGCGCGCTGAAAGTGTTCGTGGCGCAGAACGCCTCGCTCACCGACGTGCACTGGTCGATGTCGGGCGAAGTCGTGCTCATGACGCTGGTCGGCGGTCTCGGAACCATCTTCGGCCCCGTGGTCGGCGCCTTCGTGATCATCGCCATGCAGCAATATCTGGCGGGGTTCGGCCAGTGGGTGACGGTGATCCAGGGCTCGATCTTCGTGATCTGCGTGCTCACCTTCCGCCGTGGCATCATCGGTGAAATCGCGCACTACTTCCGGCGGTCGCTATAA
- a CDS encoding branched-chain amino acid ABC transporter permease has protein sequence MQALYAQLLVGLINGSFYALLSLGLAVIFGMLNIINFAHGALYMMGAFVAYFLLNLGGINYWWALLLAPIIVGIFGMLLERTMLKFLTGLDHLYGLLLTFGIALIVQGVFQNYFGSSGLPYSIPDQLKGGLNLGFMFLPIYRAWVVVFSLFVCIATWFLIEKTRLGAYLRAATENPTLVRAFGINVPRMITLTYGLGVGLAALAGVLSAPINQVRPLMGADLIIVVFAVVVIGGMGSIMGSIITGFALGVIEGLTKYFYPEASNTVVFVLMVLVLLVKPTGLTGRAA, from the coding sequence ATGCAGGCTCTCTACGCACAGCTACTGGTGGGACTGATCAACGGCTCGTTCTACGCGCTGCTCAGTCTCGGGCTCGCCGTCATCTTCGGCATGCTCAACATCATCAATTTCGCCCATGGCGCGCTCTACATGATGGGCGCCTTCGTCGCCTATTTCCTGCTGAACCTCGGCGGCATCAATTACTGGTGGGCGCTGCTGCTTGCGCCGATCATCGTCGGCATCTTCGGCATGCTCCTGGAGCGGACCATGCTGAAATTCCTGACCGGGCTCGACCACCTCTACGGCCTGCTGCTGACGTTCGGCATCGCGCTGATCGTGCAGGGCGTGTTCCAGAACTATTTCGGCTCTTCCGGCCTGCCTTATTCCATCCCGGACCAGCTCAAGGGTGGCTTGAATCTCGGCTTCATGTTCCTGCCGATCTATCGCGCTTGGGTCGTCGTCTTCTCACTGTTCGTCTGCATCGCCACCTGGTTCCTGATCGAGAAGACGCGGCTTGGTGCTTACCTGCGTGCAGCGACTGAAAATCCGACGCTGGTGCGTGCCTTCGGCATCAACGTACCGCGCATGATCACGCTCACGTACGGCCTCGGCGTCGGCCTTGCCGCGCTCGCCGGCGTGCTCTCGGCGCCAATCAACCAGGTGCGGCCGCTGATGGGCGCCGACCTCATCATCGTGGTGTTCGCGGTGGTGGTGATCGGCGGCATGGGATCGATCATGGGTTCCATCATCACCGGCTTCGCACTCGGTGTGATCGAGGGCCTGACCAAATATTTCTACCCCGAGGCCTCCAACACCGTCGTGTTCGTGCTGATGGTGCTGGTGCTCTTGGTGAAGCCAACGGGATTGACGGGAAGGGCGGCCTGA
- a CDS encoding ABC transporter substrate-binding protein, protein MKKSIASLLLGTALAVTTAGAAFAQDKTVKIGALSDQSGLYADLGGPGSTLAAQMAVEDSGLTGKGWKIDIISGDHQNKPDIGTAIARQWFDVDKVDIIVDVPNSGVALAVNNVVKEKNGVYINSGAATSDLTNAQCSPNTVHWTYDTYMLAHTTGQALVKAGGDTWFFLTADYAFGAALERDTTAVITANGGKVVGGVKHPLNTPDFSSFLLQAQASKAKIIGLANAGGDTTNTIKQAAEFGIVKGGQKLAALLLFLTDVKAIGLETAQGLNFTETFYWDMNDKTRAFSKRFAEKMKNSAPPTMVQAGVYAGVRHYLKALEALGGNPHDGVKVVEKMKSMPTEDDLFGKGEIQPNGRTIHNAYLFEVKKPSESKGPWDFYKLVGTVPGEQAFTPLSESKCALLKK, encoded by the coding sequence ATGAAAAAGTCGATTGCATCGTTGTTGCTCGGCACGGCGTTGGCCGTGACCACCGCTGGCGCCGCCTTCGCACAGGACAAGACGGTCAAGATCGGGGCGCTGTCCGATCAGTCCGGTCTCTATGCAGACCTCGGCGGACCCGGCTCGACGCTCGCGGCCCAAATGGCCGTCGAGGATTCCGGCCTCACGGGCAAGGGCTGGAAGATCGACATCATCTCCGGCGACCACCAGAACAAGCCTGACATCGGCACTGCGATCGCGCGGCAGTGGTTCGACGTCGACAAGGTCGACATCATCGTCGACGTGCCGAACTCGGGCGTGGCGCTCGCCGTCAACAACGTCGTCAAGGAAAAGAACGGCGTCTACATCAATTCGGGTGCGGCGACCTCGGACCTCACCAATGCGCAGTGCTCGCCCAATACCGTGCACTGGACCTATGACACCTACATGCTGGCCCACACCACGGGTCAGGCGCTGGTGAAGGCCGGCGGCGATACCTGGTTCTTCCTGACCGCCGACTACGCCTTCGGTGCGGCGCTCGAGCGCGACACGACAGCCGTCATCACCGCCAACGGCGGCAAGGTCGTCGGCGGCGTCAAGCATCCGCTCAACACGCCGGACTTCTCGTCCTTCCTGCTCCAGGCTCAGGCCTCCAAGGCCAAGATCATCGGCCTCGCCAATGCCGGCGGCGACACCACCAACACGATCAAGCAGGCAGCCGAATTCGGTATCGTCAAAGGCGGCCAGAAGCTCGCCGCGCTGCTGCTGTTCCTCACCGACGTCAAGGCGATCGGGCTCGAGACCGCGCAGGGCCTCAACTTCACCGAGACGTTCTATTGGGACATGAACGACAAGACCCGTGCCTTCTCCAAGCGCTTCGCCGAAAAGATGAAGAACAGCGCTCCGCCGACCATGGTGCAGGCGGGCGTTTATGCGGGCGTGCGCCACTATCTCAAGGCGCTGGAAGCGCTCGGCGGCAATCCGCATGACGGCGTCAAGGTCGTCGAGAAGATGAAGTCGATGCCGACCGAGGACGATCTGTTCGGCAAGGGCGAGATCCAGCCGAACGGCCGCACCATCCACAACGCCTATCTGTTCGAAGTGAAGAAGCCCTCCGAGTCCAAGGGACCGTGGGATTTCTACAAGCTCGTGGGCACTGTGCCGGGCGAGCAGGCCTTTACGCCGCTCTCCGAGAGCAAGTGCGCGCTGCTTAAGAAGTAA
- a CDS encoding ABC transporter ATP-binding protein: MPETAMAEAPVKAATGGNVLGVRNLEAWYGESHILHGINFDVNAGEVVTLLGRNGAGKTTTLKSIMGIIGKRAGSIKFNDQEIIRATSDKIARMGVAFCPEERGIFSSLDVRENLMLPPVVRPGGLPLEQIFDLFPNLKERLSSQGTKLSGGEQQMLAIARILRTGASFLMLDEPTEGLAPVIIQQIGHTIARLKKEGFTILLVEQNFRFASTVADRYYVVEHGKIIDGFSNAELAANMDKLHTYLGV; encoded by the coding sequence ATGCCTGAGACTGCAATGGCCGAGGCACCAGTGAAAGCTGCAACCGGCGGCAATGTCCTTGGGGTCCGCAACCTCGAGGCCTGGTACGGCGAATCTCACATCCTGCACGGGATCAATTTCGACGTGAATGCGGGCGAGGTCGTCACGCTGCTCGGGCGCAACGGCGCCGGCAAGACCACCACGTTGAAGTCGATCATGGGCATCATCGGCAAGCGTGCCGGCTCGATCAAGTTCAACGATCAGGAGATCATCCGCGCGACCTCCGACAAGATCGCGCGCATGGGTGTCGCGTTCTGTCCCGAAGAGCGGGGGATTTTCTCCAGTCTCGACGTGCGGGAAAATTTGATGCTGCCGCCGGTGGTGCGCCCGGGCGGGTTGCCGCTCGAACAGATCTTCGATCTGTTTCCGAACCTGAAGGAGCGGCTCAGCAGCCAGGGCACCAAATTGTCCGGCGGCGAGCAGCAGATGCTCGCGATCGCGCGCATCCTGCGCACCGGCGCGAGCTTCCTGATGCTGGACGAGCCGACCGAAGGTCTTGCGCCCGTCATCATTCAGCAGATCGGCCACACCATTGCGCGGCTCAAGAAGGAGGGCTTCACGATCCTTCTGGTCGAGCAGAACTTCCGCTTCGCATCCACCGTTGCCGACCGTTACTATGTGGTCGAGCACGGCAAGATCATTGACGGATTTTCCAATGCGGAGCTTGCCGCCAACATGGACAAGCTCCACACCTATCTCGGCGTCTAG
- a CDS encoding ABC transporter ATP-binding protein — MADEFILETEGLTKEFAGFFAVRDVALKVRRGSIHALIGPNGAGKTTCFNLLTKFLKPSAGKILYKGQDITAMAPADVARLGLVRSFQISAVFPHLTALENVRVALQRQHGSSFDFWRSKSVLNRFNDRARELLNDVGLSEFANTPAVEMAYGRKRALEIATTLALDPEMMLLDEPMAGMGHEDIDKIAALIKRISAKYTILMVEHNLSVVANLSDIITVLTRGQVLAQGHYSELTKDERVKEAYLGAGHA; from the coding sequence TTGGCCGATGAGTTCATTCTCGAAACGGAAGGCTTGACCAAGGAGTTTGCGGGCTTCTTCGCCGTCCGCGACGTTGCGCTCAAGGTTCGCCGTGGGAGCATTCACGCGTTGATCGGCCCGAACGGTGCCGGCAAGACGACGTGCTTCAATCTTCTGACCAAGTTCCTCAAGCCGTCTGCCGGAAAGATCCTGTACAAGGGACAGGACATCACCGCGATGGCGCCCGCTGACGTGGCACGGCTGGGACTGGTGCGTTCGTTCCAGATCTCGGCGGTGTTTCCGCATCTCACCGCGCTGGAGAATGTTCGTGTCGCGCTCCAGCGGCAGCACGGCAGCTCCTTTGATTTCTGGCGCTCCAAGTCCGTGCTCAATCGATTCAACGACCGCGCGCGCGAGTTGTTGAACGATGTCGGCCTCAGCGAGTTTGCCAACACGCCTGCGGTCGAGATGGCCTATGGACGCAAGCGCGCGCTCGAGATCGCAACCACGCTCGCACTCGATCCGGAAATGATGCTGCTGGACGAGCCGATGGCCGGCATGGGGCACGAGGACATCGACAAGATCGCCGCACTGATCAAGCGGATCTCGGCGAAATATACCATCCTCATGGTCGAGCATAATTTGAGCGTCGTTGCCAATCTTTCCGACATCATCACGGTGCTGACGCGCGGGCAGGTGCTTGCGCAGGGCCATTATTCCGAGCTCACCAAGGACGAGCGCGTCAAGGAAGCCTATCTGGGAGCCGGTCATGCCTGA
- a CDS encoding ArsC family reductase: protein MPNIIYGIKNCDTMKKARAWLDTHGVAYEFHDYKAAGVEKDKLKHWSDKLGWETLLNRAGTTFKKLPDADKEGLTEKKALALMLAQPSMIKRPVLEIGGKLLVGFKPDIYAKEVGATARKS, encoded by the coding sequence TTGCCCAACATCATCTACGGCATCAAGAACTGCGACACCATGAAGAAGGCGCGCGCCTGGCTCGACACCCATGGCGTTGCTTACGAGTTCCACGATTACAAGGCCGCCGGCGTGGAGAAGGACAAGCTCAAGCATTGGAGCGACAAGCTCGGCTGGGAGACGTTGCTCAATCGCGCCGGCACGACCTTCAAGAAGCTGCCCGATGCCGACAAGGAAGGCCTGACCGAGAAGAAGGCACTGGCGCTGATGTTAGCGCAACCATCCATGATCAAGCGGCCTGTGCTCGAAATCGGCGGCAAGCTCTTGGTCGGCTTCAAGCCCGATATCTACGCCAAGGAAGTCGGCGCTACCGCGCGCAAGAGCTAG
- a CDS encoding tRNA-binding protein: MHVTHDPAASASPTIDFNTFLAVDIRVGTIVDAKPFPEARKPAWRLWIDFGPAIGVRKSSAQITENHPLETLVGQQVAAVVNFPPRQIGPVVSEVLTLGFPDAEGKVVLMQPGKPVPNGGRLF, from the coding sequence ATGCACGTTACCCACGATCCCGCCGCATCCGCCTCACCTACGATCGACTTCAACACGTTCCTCGCGGTCGATATCCGCGTCGGCACCATCGTCGATGCCAAGCCGTTTCCCGAAGCGCGCAAGCCTGCGTGGCGGCTGTGGATCGACTTCGGCCCGGCCATCGGCGTGCGCAAGAGTTCGGCGCAGATCACGGAAAACCATCCGCTCGAGACGCTGGTCGGACAGCAGGTCGCCGCCGTCGTCAATTTCCCGCCGCGCCAGATCGGGCCAGTCGTCTCGGAGGTCCTCACGCTCGGCTTTCCCGATGCCGAGGGCAAGGTCGTGCTGATGCAGCCGGGCAAGCCGGTGCCTAACGGCGGACGGCTGTTCTAG
- a CDS encoding TetR/AcrR family transcriptional regulator: MPKISDKKREDRRQQILEAALACFSEDGFHQTGMADIVKRSGLSHGAVYLYFQAKDDLIEALADDRHRREAVLNSVAQGSGDPIEGLHALVRVYAQWLTDPAGEARRRVGIHGWSEALRNRRVRSSVVEGIDMPRALIVALVERGQHDGLIKRDIGADSIARVLIAIFQGFVLQKSWGEDFDVAACMGAVTAVIDSFRAAKPDIKRRART; encoded by the coding sequence ATGCCCAAGATCAGCGACAAGAAGCGTGAAGACAGGCGTCAGCAAATCCTCGAAGCGGCGCTGGCCTGCTTCTCCGAAGACGGATTTCACCAGACCGGCATGGCCGACATCGTGAAGCGGTCGGGCTTGAGCCATGGCGCAGTCTATCTCTACTTCCAGGCCAAGGACGATCTGATCGAGGCCCTCGCCGACGACCGGCATCGCCGCGAGGCTGTGCTCAACTCGGTGGCGCAGGGATCCGGTGATCCGATCGAGGGACTGCACGCGCTGGTCCGCGTCTACGCGCAATGGCTCACCGATCCGGCGGGCGAAGCGCGGCGCCGGGTCGGCATCCATGGCTGGTCCGAGGCGCTGCGCAACCGCCGTGTCCGCAGCAGCGTCGTCGAAGGAATCGACATGCCACGTGCGTTGATCGTGGCGTTGGTCGAGCGCGGCCAGCACGACGGCCTCATCAAGCGCGACATCGGCGCCGATTCGATCGCACGTGTGCTGATCGCGATCTTCCAGGGCTTTGTGCTGCAAAAAAGCTGGGGCGAGGATTTTGACGTCGCGGCCTGCATGGGGGCCGTCACAGCCGTCATCGACAGCTTTCGTGCGGCCAAACCCGACATCAAGCGACGGGCGAGGACGTAA
- a CDS encoding sulfite exporter TauE/SafE family protein codes for MPWIHDLVAGAGVGLIGGLTSGFMGTSPGGGLVIFCVLLLGAEQHVAQGTSLITQIPPTGLAGVRRYWQNGNRSPLTWIVWIGVGFLVGGTGGGYAAAAVPDAVLQWTYVVYLVALIALLILRRDRKDGSSHADDSDQVPWVPLLLIGALAGFSSGFMGIGGGLAITVGLAAGLRVPQHQAQLVSLIFSVIPTNIPAAWIYWSKGLMVGWPAIIGIIAGLWVGTDLGARAANRVSKAVLRRTMIGLVTLMALYMSYKALS; via the coding sequence ATGCCCTGGATTCACGACCTCGTTGCCGGCGCCGGTGTCGGTCTTATCGGCGGACTGACCTCGGGCTTCATGGGTACGAGCCCTGGCGGTGGCCTTGTCATCTTCTGCGTGCTGCTGCTCGGTGCTGAGCAACACGTGGCCCAGGGCACCTCGCTGATCACGCAGATCCCGCCGACGGGCCTCGCCGGCGTGCGCCGTTACTGGCAAAACGGCAATCGCAGCCCGTTGACATGGATCGTCTGGATCGGCGTCGGATTTCTCGTCGGCGGCACGGGCGGCGGCTATGCCGCGGCCGCCGTGCCCGACGCGGTCCTGCAATGGACCTATGTCGTCTATCTCGTTGCGCTGATCGCGCTCCTGATCCTGCGCCGTGACCGCAAGGACGGTAGCAGCCACGCCGACGATAGCGACCAAGTGCCCTGGGTCCCCCTGCTCCTCATCGGCGCACTTGCCGGCTTTTCCTCCGGCTTCATGGGAATCGGCGGCGGACTCGCGATCACGGTCGGTCTCGCCGCAGGCTTGCGCGTGCCGCAGCATCAGGCGCAACTCGTCAGCTTGATCTTCTCGGTCATTCCGACCAACATTCCGGCGGCCTGGATCTACTGGAGCAAGGGCCTGATGGTCGGCTGGCCGGCCATCATCGGCATCATTGCCGGTCTCTGGGTCGGCACCGATCTCGGCGCCCGCGCAGCCAACCGCGTCAGCAAAGCAGTGCTGCGCCGAACCATGATCGGGCTCGTCACCTTGATGGCGCTCTACATGAGCTACAAAGCTCTTAGCTAG
- a CDS encoding glutathione S-transferase family protein — translation MSDLSTFPITKRWPAKHPELLQLYSLPTPNGVKVSIMLEEIGLPYEVHLVDFGKDDQKTPEFLSLNPNGKIPAILDPNGPGGKPLPLFESGAILQYLAEKTGKLLPQDAARRYQTIQWVHFQMGGIGPMFGQVGFFHKFAGKDFEDKRPLERYVAESKRLLGVMEAHLAGRQWFMDDDYTIADISMLGWVRNLIGFYGAGDLVAFSQFKAVGAWLERGLGRPAVQRGLNIPKRP, via the coding sequence ATGTCTGATTTGTCTACCTTCCCTATCACCAAGCGCTGGCCCGCCAAGCATCCCGAATTGCTTCAACTCTATTCGCTGCCGACGCCGAATGGTGTGAAGGTCTCGATCATGCTGGAAGAGATCGGGCTGCCTTACGAGGTCCATCTCGTCGATTTCGGCAAGGACGATCAGAAGACGCCGGAGTTCCTCTCGCTCAATCCGAACGGCAAGATCCCGGCGATCCTTGATCCCAACGGGCCCGGGGGCAAGCCGCTGCCGCTGTTCGAGTCCGGTGCGATCCTGCAGTACCTCGCAGAGAAGACCGGCAAGCTGCTGCCCCAGGATGCCGCGCGCCGCTACCAGACCATTCAGTGGGTGCATTTCCAGATGGGCGGCATCGGGCCGATGTTCGGCCAGGTCGGTTTCTTCCACAAATTCGCCGGCAAGGATTTTGAGGACAAGCGCCCGCTCGAACGCTACGTGGCCGAGTCCAAGCGCCTGCTCGGCGTGATGGAGGCGCATCTCGCTGGCCGGCAGTGGTTCATGGATGACGACTATACCATCGCCGACATTTCAATGCTCGGCTGGGTGCGCAATCTCATCGGCTTCTACGGCGCCGGCGATCTCGTCGCGTTCAGCCAGTTCAAGGCGGTTGGTGCCTGGCTCGAGCGCGGGCTTGGGCGCCCGGCGGTGCAGCGCGGATTGAATATTCCAAAACGTCCGTGA
- a CDS encoding DUF429 domain-containing protein, with protein MKTYLGLDGFRFGWVAAWIDDRGGHGFDYSPGLARLLAMPHARAMIDMPIGLKPSGYRICDLRARELVGPAVFLGARRDLWTFSDMAAANRRYWEHEGKGGGISAQLWNIRDKIRDVDEIMTPARQATTGEAHPELIFWNLAGRIRLATKSSAEGREQRTALLMQRGFTRLQKWLTQRHGTGIDRDDLIDACACAIAARDSTQCVGGDEIDPRGLRMEINY; from the coding sequence GTGAAAACCTATCTCGGTCTCGACGGATTTCGTTTCGGCTGGGTTGCCGCGTGGATCGATGACCGCGGCGGTCACGGCTTCGACTATTCGCCGGGGCTCGCCCGTCTGCTCGCAATGCCGCATGCGCGCGCAATGATCGACATGCCGATCGGACTGAAGCCGAGCGGCTATCGCATCTGCGACCTGCGTGCGCGCGAATTGGTGGGCCCCGCCGTGTTTCTCGGGGCCCGCCGTGACCTCTGGACATTCTCCGATATGGCCGCAGCCAACCGGCGCTATTGGGAGCACGAAGGCAAGGGCGGGGGCATCTCGGCGCAGCTCTGGAATATCAGGGACAAGATCAGGGATGTCGACGAGATCATGACACCGGCGCGGCAGGCGACGACCGGCGAAGCGCATCCGGAACTGATCTTCTGGAATCTTGCAGGGCGAATCCGGCTTGCGACGAAGTCATCGGCTGAAGGCCGCGAGCAGCGCACTGCATTGCTGATGCAGCGCGGCTTCACGCGCTTGCAAAAATGGCTGACACAGCGCCACGGCACCGGCATCGACCGCGACGATCTCATCGATGCCTGTGCCTGCGCAATCGCCGCGCGCGACAGCACGCAGTGCGTTGGTGGGGATGAGATCGATCCGCGCGGTCTGCGGATGGAGATCAACTATTAG